A window of Eikenella corrodens contains these coding sequences:
- the hpnE gene encoding hydroxysqualene dehydroxylase HpnE: MSTAPRVAVIGGGWAGLSAAEALCGRAQITLFEAGRQCGGRARALGGGSGFAHADNGQHILVGAYRQVLDVLARCGVREEEAFLRLPLQWHLADGLQFAARRLSAPLHLLFGVLGARGIGWGEKTALLRQMRALQSLRLTEDIPVAAWLRRQQVSHRLQQQFWQPLVWGAMNTALEQASLQRLQNVLRDGVWAERAASDFLLPKQDLGRLFAEPVCRRLQKYGAQIRLETRVPQIEQTLSGSLLVDGEAFDAAVLAVAPYHVPPLLPEAAPPEIAAALDALAYHAITTVYLRYPVAPELPAPITGLAEGTAQWFVDRDALGFGRGEVSAVISLSDQYGKLGREEWITRVYQDLRRICPHLPRPADAQVITEKRATAASRTDNPAIPAAWLRHQHIYLAGDYLHPRYPATLEAAVQSGRQAAALLLKDARGEQAD; the protein is encoded by the coding sequence ATGAGCACCGCGCCGCGTGTGGCGGTTATCGGCGGCGGCTGGGCGGGGCTTTCGGCGGCGGAAGCGCTGTGTGGCCGGGCGCAAATTACCCTGTTTGAGGCCGGGCGGCAGTGCGGCGGCCGCGCCCGCGCGTTGGGCGGCGGCAGCGGTTTTGCCCATGCCGACAACGGCCAGCATATTTTGGTGGGCGCGTATCGGCAGGTGCTGGATGTGCTGGCGCGCTGCGGCGTGCGCGAAGAAGAAGCATTTTTGCGTCTGCCGCTGCAATGGCATTTGGCCGACGGCCTGCAATTTGCCGCCCGCCGTCTGAGTGCGCCGCTGCATTTGCTTTTCGGCGTGCTGGGCGCACGCGGCATCGGTTGGGGCGAGAAAACGGCGCTGCTGCGCCAGATGCGCGCCTTGCAGAGCCTGCGCTTGACGGAAGACATTCCCGTGGCTGCTTGGCTGCGGCGGCAGCAGGTGTCGCACCGTTTGCAGCAGCAGTTTTGGCAGCCCTTGGTGTGGGGCGCGATGAACACCGCTTTGGAGCAGGCTTCGCTGCAACGCCTGCAAAACGTGCTGCGCGACGGCGTGTGGGCGGAGCGCGCAGCCAGCGATTTCTTGCTGCCTAAGCAGGATTTGGGGCGGCTGTTTGCCGAGCCGGTGTGCCGCCGCCTGCAAAAATACGGCGCACAAATCCGGCTGGAAACGCGCGTGCCGCAGATTGAACAAACGCTTTCAGGTAGCCTGTTGGTGGACGGCGAAGCCTTTGATGCCGCCGTGTTGGCCGTTGCGCCCTATCATGTGCCGCCCCTGCTGCCCGAGGCCGCTCCGCCCGAGATTGCCGCCGCGCTGGATGCCTTGGCCTACCACGCCATCACCACCGTGTATCTGCGTTATCCCGTTGCGCCCGAGCTGCCCGCGCCGATTACCGGCCTGGCCGAAGGCACGGCGCAATGGTTTGTCGACCGCGATGCGCTCGGCTTCGGGCGCGGCGAAGTATCCGCCGTGATTTCCCTGTCCGACCAATACGGCAAACTCGGCCGCGAAGAGTGGATAACGCGCGTGTACCAGGATTTGCGGCGCATCTGCCCGCACCTGCCGCGCCCCGCTGACGCCCAAGTCATCACCGAAAAACGCGCCACCGCCGCCAGCCGCACCGACAACCCCGCCATCCCCGCCGCCTGGCTGCGCCATCAGCATATCTACCTCGCCGGCGATTATCTGCACCCGCGCTATCCCGCCACGCTGGAAGCCGCCGTACAAAGCGGTCGGCAGGCTGCAGCTTTGTTGTTGAAAGATGCGCGGGGGGAGCAAGCTGACTAA
- the plsY gene encoding glycerol-3-phosphate 1-O-acyltransferase PlsY, with protein sequence MADILSVWGLAAVVAAYLIGSLSFAVIVSKFYGLDDPRSYGSGNPGATNVLRSGRKKAAALTLLGDALKGLVAVLIARWLQSHFGLAYEVVAAVAIAVLAGHMWPLFFGFKGGKGVATALGVLLALSWPVALICAAVWLVMAFGLKISSLAALTATVISPLAAMFLVQQPSWQAAIAVIAALVLLRHRSNIQNLLSGKESKIGSGK encoded by the coding sequence ATGGCTGACATCTTGTCTGTGTGGGGCTTGGCCGCCGTGGTCGCCGCCTACTTAATCGGCTCGCTCTCGTTTGCCGTTATCGTATCCAAATTCTACGGGCTGGACGACCCGCGCAGCTACGGCTCGGGCAACCCGGGCGCCACCAATGTTTTGCGCAGCGGCCGCAAAAAAGCCGCCGCGCTCACGCTCTTGGGCGACGCACTCAAAGGCTTGGTGGCCGTGCTGATCGCCCGATGGCTGCAATCGCATTTCGGCCTGGCCTACGAAGTAGTGGCCGCTGTGGCCATAGCAGTGTTGGCGGGGCATATGTGGCCGCTGTTTTTCGGCTTCAAGGGCGGCAAGGGCGTGGCCACCGCGCTGGGCGTGCTGCTGGCTTTGTCGTGGCCGGTAGCGCTGATTTGCGCGGCGGTGTGGCTGGTGATGGCCTTCGGGCTGAAAATTTCTTCACTGGCCGCACTCACCGCCACCGTAATCAGCCCGCTGGCCGCCATGTTTCTGGTGCAACAGCCTTCCTGGCAAGCCGCCATTGCCGTGATTGCCGCGCTGGTGCTGCTGCGCCACCGCAGCAATATCCAAAACCTGCTCAGCGGCAAGGAAAGTAAAATCGGTTCGGGCAAATAG
- a CDS encoding dihydroneopterin aldolase, translated as MDTVFLHGLKAQTLIGVFDWERRQPQTVLLDIDIRADLSTAEKSDNVADTISYAEAAELVTAALAGQQFFLLEALAGYTAQLLLKHFPSCESVRIKAVKPGILPGVASVGVVMERGRTEAT; from the coding sequence ATGGATACCGTTTTTCTGCATGGCCTAAAAGCCCAAACCCTAATCGGCGTTTTCGACTGGGAACGCCGCCAGCCGCAAACCGTGCTGCTGGATATCGACATCCGCGCTGATTTGAGCACGGCGGAAAAGAGCGACAATGTGGCCGATACGATCAGCTATGCCGAGGCGGCGGAGCTGGTAACGGCCGCTTTGGCAGGGCAGCAGTTTTTCCTGCTGGAAGCGCTGGCAGGCTATACAGCGCAGCTGCTGCTCAAACATTTCCCTTCCTGCGAGAGCGTGCGGATTAAGGCGGTGAAACCCGGCATCCTGCCCGGCGTGGCATCGGTGGGCGTGGTGATGGAGCGGGGTAGGACAGAGGCTACCTGA
- a CDS encoding YidB family protein produces the protein MALMDNLMNAASQMLGGKDGGQGSLADMAMDLVKQHGGVGNLISQLQQGGLGDAISSWVSNQAGNLPVSGSQLQQALGSDTVNQLAQKFGVDANQASEMLAKILPNLVDHATPNGSAQDADGFGLDDVASMLLKNFMK, from the coding sequence ATGGCTTTAATGGATAATCTGATGAACGCGGCCAGCCAGATGCTGGGCGGCAAAGACGGCGGACAAGGCTCGCTCGCCGATATGGCAATGGATTTGGTGAAACAGCACGGCGGCGTGGGCAACCTGATCAGCCAGCTGCAACAAGGCGGCTTGGGTGATGCCATCAGCAGCTGGGTTTCCAACCAGGCAGGCAACCTGCCCGTGTCCGGCAGCCAACTGCAACAAGCGCTGGGCAGCGACACCGTAAACCAGCTGGCGCAGAAATTCGGCGTGGATGCCAACCAGGCAAGCGAGATGCTGGCCAAAATCCTGCCCAATCTGGTAGACCACGCCACCCCCAACGGCAGCGCGCAAGACGCAGACGGCTTCGGCCTGGACGATGTAGCTTCCATGCTGCTGAAAAACTTTATGAAATAA
- a CDS encoding acetoin reductase, which translates to MTDVKKVAVVTGSAAGLGKAIATRLAKDGFRVVLHDINADNLNKVKAEFDAAGFENIAVKGNSASREDQFRLVAEAVKAFGRVDVFVNNAGVESVGTFLSLNENEIDRVLGINIKGVIFGTQAAAEQMKKQQGVGKIINACSIAGHESYEMLSLYCATKHAVRSFTHSTAKELAPYNIRVNAYCPGVADTPMWERIDAAFVEHKGYQPKQAWNEFTKGILAGRPQQPEDVANLVSFLASEDADYITGQTILTDGGMVFR; encoded by the coding sequence ATGACTGATGTGAAAAAAGTAGCCGTAGTTACCGGTTCCGCCGCAGGTTTGGGCAAAGCAATCGCCACCCGTTTGGCCAAAGACGGCTTCCGCGTGGTGCTGCACGACATCAACGCCGACAACCTGAACAAGGTTAAAGCCGAATTCGATGCAGCCGGGTTTGAAAATATCGCCGTAAAGGGTAATTCTGCCAGCCGGGAAGACCAGTTCCGCCTGGTGGCCGAAGCAGTCAAGGCCTTCGGGCGGGTGGACGTGTTTGTCAACAACGCGGGCGTAGAATCGGTCGGCACATTCTTGAGCCTGAACGAAAATGAAATCGACCGGGTGTTGGGCATCAACATCAAGGGCGTGATTTTCGGCACGCAGGCCGCCGCCGAACAAATGAAAAAACAGCAGGGCGTGGGCAAAATCATCAACGCATGCAGCATCGCCGGACACGAATCCTACGAAATGCTGAGCCTGTATTGCGCCACCAAGCACGCGGTACGCTCATTCACCCATTCCACCGCAAAAGAGCTCGCCCCCTACAACATCCGCGTAAATGCCTATTGCCCGGGCGTGGCCGACACCCCCATGTGGGAGCGCATCGACGCCGCATTCGTAGAACACAAGGGCTACCAGCCGAAACAGGCGTGGAATGAATTTACCAAAGGCATCCTCGCCGGCCGGCCGCAACAGCCGGAAGACGTGGCCAACCTGGTATCTTTCCTGGCTTCGGAAGACGCCGACTACATCACCGGCCAAACCATCCTCACCGACGGCGGCATGGTATTCCGTTAA
- a CDS encoding MetQ/NlpA family ABC transporter substrate-binding protein, whose amino-acid sequence MKALWKLTCAAVLGMTLAACGGQDSGSGAQASAASAGNQPAAEAKREIRFGTTPGDFADMITDQIKPMLEKQGYTVTLTEFPDYVTPNQALAEGAIDINIFQHKPYLDGFKAERNLDLTEVFQVPTAPLGIYPGKLTALDQVKNGSTVSIPNDPSNLARALVMLDNLGWIKLKEGIDPLKAARTDIAENTKNIEFVEMEAANLPRSRQDVDFAIVNGNYAMSSGMKLAEALFQEPSFAYINWSAVRTADKDAQWVKDVTAAYNSKEFKDYAHKRFVGYKYPAAWGEGAAAASAASTAAASGASAAK is encoded by the coding sequence ATGAAAGCATTATGGAAACTCACCTGCGCCGCCGTGCTGGGCATGACCCTGGCCGCCTGCGGCGGGCAAGACAGCGGCAGCGGCGCACAAGCATCCGCCGCATCTGCCGGCAACCAGCCCGCCGCCGAAGCCAAGCGGGAAATCCGCTTCGGTACCACCCCGGGCGACTTTGCCGACATGATTACCGACCAAATCAAGCCCATGCTGGAAAAACAGGGCTACACCGTTACCCTCACCGAATTTCCCGACTATGTTACCCCCAACCAGGCACTGGCCGAAGGCGCAATCGACATCAATATCTTCCAGCACAAACCCTATCTCGACGGTTTCAAAGCCGAACGTAATTTGGATTTGACCGAAGTATTCCAAGTGCCCACCGCCCCCTTGGGCATCTACCCCGGCAAGCTCACCGCGCTGGATCAGGTGAAAAACGGCAGCACCGTTTCCATCCCCAACGATCCGTCTAACCTCGCCCGCGCCTTGGTAATGCTCGACAACCTAGGCTGGATCAAACTGAAAGAGGGCATCGACCCGCTCAAAGCCGCCCGCACCGATATTGCCGAAAACACCAAAAATATCGAATTCGTGGAAATGGAAGCCGCCAACCTGCCGCGTAGCCGCCAAGACGTGGACTTCGCCATCGTAAACGGCAACTACGCCATGTCTTCCGGTATGAAACTGGCCGAAGCCCTGTTCCAAGAGCCCAGCTTCGCCTACATCAACTGGTCTGCCGTGCGCACTGCCGATAAAGACGCGCAATGGGTGAAAGACGTAACCGCCGCCTACAATTCCAAAGAATTCAAAGACTACGCGCACAAACGCTTCGTCGGCTACAAATATCCCGCCGCATGGGGCGAAGGCGCAGCCGCCGCTTCGGCCGCTTCCACAGCAGCCGCCTCCGGCGCATCTGCCGCCAAATAA
- a CDS encoding methionine ABC transporter permease — protein MKYDIFENLIRLLPNFYKAFWQTAVMLGISVPVSVIFGGALGLWLFTTGKNQIYANRHIHQILGFIINFMRAYPFVILMIMMEIPSRALVGTTFGPVAASVSLSVAGIFYFARLVEQNLAEVPKGVVEAALAMGAKPPTIMTKVLLNEARAGLVRSITILIIAILGLSAAAGLIGGGGIGDLGINYGHHRFMSDVMWTVVILLSIIVITMQEIGNYLADRLDKR, from the coding sequence ATGAAATACGATATTTTCGAAAACCTCATCCGCCTGCTGCCCAATTTTTATAAAGCCTTTTGGCAGACGGCAGTGATGCTCGGCATTTCCGTGCCCGTCAGCGTTATTTTTGGTGGCGCGTTGGGCTTATGGCTGTTTACCACCGGCAAAAACCAAATTTATGCCAACCGCCACATTCATCAAATTTTGGGCTTCATCATCAACTTTATGCGCGCCTATCCATTCGTTATCCTGATGATTATGATGGAAATTCCATCACGCGCGCTTGTCGGCACCACTTTCGGGCCGGTAGCCGCATCTGTTTCCCTCAGCGTGGCCGGTATTTTTTATTTCGCCCGCCTAGTGGAACAAAATCTGGCCGAAGTACCCAAAGGCGTGGTGGAGGCCGCTTTAGCCATGGGTGCGAAACCGCCCACCATCATGACCAAAGTCTTGCTCAACGAAGCGCGCGCGGGCTTGGTTCGCAGCATCACCATCCTGATTATCGCCATTCTCGGCTTGAGCGCCGCAGCCGGCCTCATTGGCGGCGGCGGTATCGGCGACCTCGGCATCAATTACGGCCACCACCGCTTTATGTCTGACGTTATGTGGACGGTTGTTATCCTGCTCTCCATCATCGTCATCACCATGCAAGAAATCGGCAACTACCTTGCCGACCGTTTAGATAAACGCTAA
- a CDS encoding methionine ABC transporter ATP-binding protein: MIILDSVCKSYHHGKSNQFMAVHPLSLSIDQGEVFGLMGYSGAGKSTLLRLINLLERPDSGKVLVDGQDLTAMSPAQLRTARQNIGMVFQQFNLLANRTVAGNVAFPLEIAGWSKSKINERVRECLQIVGLSDRAQHYPAQLSGGQKQRVGIARALAPNPSVILADEPTSALDPATTRSVLDCLQDINRRFNVTIVIVTHEMSVIRRLCRRTALLHQGHLLEVADVRDKQILAHTDIGRELVQED; the protein is encoded by the coding sequence ATGATTATTCTGGATTCCGTTTGTAAAAGCTATCATCACGGCAAAAGCAACCAATTCATGGCCGTGCATCCCTTGAGCCTGAGTATCGACCAAGGCGAGGTGTTCGGGCTGATGGGCTATTCAGGCGCGGGCAAATCCACCCTGCTGCGCCTGATCAACCTGCTGGAACGCCCCGACAGCGGCAAAGTACTGGTAGACGGCCAAGACCTCACCGCCATGAGCCCCGCCCAACTGCGCACCGCCCGCCAAAACATCGGCATGGTGTTTCAGCAGTTCAACCTGCTCGCCAACCGCACCGTGGCCGGCAACGTGGCCTTCCCGCTGGAGATTGCCGGCTGGAGCAAAAGCAAAATCAACGAACGCGTGCGCGAATGTTTGCAGATTGTCGGCCTGTCCGACCGCGCGCAGCACTACCCCGCCCAACTTTCCGGCGGGCAGAAACAGCGCGTGGGCATTGCCCGTGCGCTCGCACCCAACCCGAGCGTGATTCTGGCCGACGAGCCCACTTCCGCGCTCGACCCGGCCACCACCCGCAGCGTGCTCGACTGCCTGCAAGATATCAACCGCCGTTTCAACGTAACCATCGTGATCGTTACCCACGAAATGAGCGTCATCCGCCGCCTGTGCCGCCGTACTGCCCTGCTGCATCAAGGGCATTTGCTGGAAGTGGCCGACGTGCGCGACAAGCAGATTCTGGCGCACACCGATATCGGACGCGAATTGGTACAGGAGGATTAA
- the eno gene encoding phosphopyruvate hydratase yields the protein MSAIIDIFAREILDSRGNPTVECDVLLESGVMGRAAVPSGASTGQKEALELRDGDAARYLGKGVLKAVEHVNNEIAQAVIGIDASEQSYIDKVLVELDGTDNKGRLGANATLAVSMAVARAAAEDAGLPLYRYLGGAGPMAMPVPMMNVINGGEHANNSLDIQEFMIMPVGAASFREALRCGAEVFHHLKKICHNKGFPTTVGDEGGFAPNLGSHAEALDLILEAVKAAGYEAGKDVLLALDCASSEFYKDGKYHLSAEGKALTSAEFADYLADLASRYPIVSIEDGMDENDREGWKLLTKKLGGKVQLVGDDLFVTNPKILAEGIKEGIANALLVKVNQIGTLSETLKAVELAKRSRYASVMSHRSGETEDSTIADLAVATNCMQIKTGSLSRSDRMAKYNQLLRIEEELGEAAYYPGQAAFYHLAR from the coding sequence ATGAGCGCCATTATTGATATTTTCGCCCGCGAGATTCTCGATTCGCGCGGCAATCCCACCGTAGAATGCGATGTGTTGCTGGAAAGCGGCGTGATGGGGCGCGCGGCCGTGCCCAGCGGCGCTTCCACCGGCCAGAAAGAAGCGCTGGAGCTGCGCGACGGCGATGCCGCACGCTATTTGGGCAAGGGCGTGCTCAAAGCCGTGGAGCATGTGAACAACGAAATCGCCCAAGCCGTTATCGGCATTGACGCTTCCGAACAGAGCTATATCGACAAAGTTTTGGTGGAATTGGACGGCACGGATAACAAAGGCCGCCTCGGCGCCAATGCCACTTTGGCCGTATCCATGGCCGTGGCGCGCGCTGCCGCCGAAGATGCCGGTCTGCCGCTCTACCGCTATTTGGGCGGCGCGGGGCCGATGGCGATGCCGGTGCCGATGATGAACGTGATTAACGGCGGCGAACATGCCAACAACAGCCTGGATATTCAGGAATTCATGATTATGCCGGTGGGCGCGGCCAGCTTCCGCGAGGCCTTGCGCTGCGGCGCGGAAGTGTTCCACCACTTGAAAAAAATCTGCCACAACAAAGGCTTTCCCACTACCGTGGGCGACGAGGGCGGCTTTGCCCCTAATTTGGGCAGCCACGCCGAAGCCTTGGATTTGATTTTGGAAGCCGTGAAAGCCGCCGGCTACGAAGCGGGCAAAGACGTGCTGCTCGCGCTCGATTGCGCTTCCAGCGAGTTTTACAAAGACGGCAAATACCACCTCTCCGCTGAAGGCAAAGCGCTGACCAGCGCCGAATTTGCCGATTATCTGGCCGATTTGGCCAGCCGCTATCCGATTGTTTCGATTGAAGACGGCATGGATGAAAACGACCGCGAAGGCTGGAAGCTGCTCACCAAAAAGCTTGGCGGCAAAGTGCAGCTGGTGGGTGACGATTTGTTTGTCACCAACCCGAAAATCCTGGCCGAAGGCATTAAAGAAGGCATTGCCAACGCCCTGCTGGTGAAAGTGAACCAAATCGGCACCCTGAGCGAAACCCTGAAAGCCGTGGAGCTGGCCAAACGCAGCCGCTATGCCAGCGTGATGAGCCACCGCTCCGGTGAAACCGAAGACAGCACCATCGCCGATTTGGCCGTGGCCACCAACTGCATGCAGATTAAAACCGGTTCGCTTTCCCGCTCCGACCGCATGGCCAAATACAACCAGCTGCTGCGCATCGAAGAAGAGCTGGGCGAAGCTGCTTATTATCCCGGCCAAGCCGCGTTTTACCATTTGGCTCGCTAA
- the ftsB gene encoding cell division protein FtsB produces the protein MKWVTVVLVVALVWLQHDLWLAKGGWRDMWRLEAEAERQRQANQSLVLRNQALTAEVENLRTGKDAIAEIARTDLGYVGPGEVYYRVLPASEAAAGSEAAAE, from the coding sequence ATGAAATGGGTAACCGTGGTGCTGGTCGTGGCGCTGGTGTGGCTGCAGCATGATCTGTGGCTGGCCAAAGGCGGCTGGCGCGATATGTGGCGGCTGGAGGCCGAAGCCGAGCGCCAGCGGCAGGCCAACCAAAGCCTGGTGCTGCGCAATCAGGCTTTGACAGCCGAAGTGGAAAACCTGCGCACCGGGAAAGATGCCATCGCCGAAATCGCCCGCACCGATTTGGGCTATGTGGGGCCGGGCGAAGTGTATTACCGCGTTTTGCCCGCTTCCGAGGCGGCGGCAGGGAGTGAAGCGGCTGCCGAATAA